A single genomic interval of Edaphobacter bradus harbors:
- a CDS encoding efflux RND transporter periplasmic adaptor subunit has product MIALSCLVASGCREKQTDSPSIATASVAPVMRGDLSSTLTVAGEFQPYQEVELHAKVSGYVRRINVDIGDRVRSGQVIATLEVPELNAQVAGSEAEVRHSQSEISRAQSGVALVEANHAALHAAYTRLAEAARMRPGLVAEQELDDARAKDQDAEAKVSVAKAALEAAQEQLGISKADHQRLTAMQDYSVVTAPFAGVVTMRYADVGSLIQAGTASNTQSMPVVKLAQSDLLRLRMPVPEENVPFIKIGGDVRIKLQATGKVISGKIVRFTRELTTSTRTMLAEVDVPNPDLSLSTGMTAETTIVLQERKNVLTVPSNAVLEGDGQAYVLALDTGNKVAKLPVRLGIQGSDRVEIIQGLAEHQQVIVSGQSNYQPGQVVQPKLATIGMSKQGGDQ; this is encoded by the coding sequence TTGATTGCGCTCTCATGTCTTGTTGCCTCTGGTTGTAGAGAAAAACAGACCGACTCCCCTTCCATTGCCACAGCTTCTGTGGCGCCAGTAATGCGAGGGGATCTATCGAGCACCCTTACGGTCGCCGGTGAATTTCAGCCCTATCAGGAGGTTGAACTCCACGCAAAGGTCTCGGGGTACGTCCGTCGCATCAATGTTGATATTGGCGATCGTGTCAGAAGTGGGCAAGTCATCGCAACCCTCGAAGTACCGGAGTTGAACGCGCAGGTCGCAGGCTCCGAGGCCGAGGTGAGGCATAGCCAATCCGAGATCTCGCGGGCGCAGAGTGGGGTGGCTCTTGTAGAAGCAAATCATGCCGCCCTCCATGCCGCGTATACCCGTCTTGCTGAGGCAGCGAGGATGCGTCCGGGGCTGGTTGCGGAGCAGGAGTTGGACGACGCACGTGCCAAAGACCAGGATGCAGAGGCGAAGGTAAGTGTCGCCAAAGCAGCACTTGAAGCAGCGCAGGAACAGCTTGGTATCTCTAAAGCAGATCATCAGCGTTTGACCGCCATGCAAGACTATTCGGTGGTGACGGCACCTTTTGCGGGCGTGGTCACGATGCGCTATGCCGATGTCGGTTCATTGATTCAAGCCGGAACTGCTTCGAATACGCAGTCAATGCCTGTCGTAAAACTTGCCCAAAGCGATCTACTTCGGCTTCGTATGCCGGTTCCTGAGGAGAACGTTCCGTTCATCAAAATTGGCGGAGACGTCCGAATTAAGTTGCAGGCTACTGGCAAGGTAATCTCAGGCAAGATCGTTCGTTTCACACGTGAGCTGACGACATCGACCCGGACCATGCTGGCAGAAGTCGATGTACCGAACCCTGATCTGTCGCTAAGCACTGGAATGACGGCGGAGACAACGATCGTTCTTCAGGAACGGAAGAACGTGCTTACTGTCCCATCCAATGCGGTTCTTGAGGGGGATGGCCAAGCCTACGTTCTGGCTCTCGATACCGGCAACAAGGTAGCGAAACTCCCCGTGAGGTTAGGGATTCAGGGGTCGGATCGAGTCGAGATCATACAAGGACTCGCCGAGCATCAGCAAGTCATTGTGTCGGGGCAATCCAACTATCAACCCGGCCAGGTTGTTCAACCCAAACTTGCCACGATCGGAATGTCGAAACAAGGGGGCGATCAGTAG